In the Bartonella apihabitans genome, ATCTGTTATGGGGAGAATTATTATAGCAATGCCGCCAATTTTAACGTCATTTTCACGTTGTTTTGCCGGTTTTTTTATCGAAAAACGTGAATAGAAAAATAAAAAAACAGCTATTTTTTTAAAAAACACAGCTTTTGGAAAACCAATATAGACAAGCGAACCTTTTTTATGGTATTGGCACCACAATCATTTAAAACCTTACCTGAGAAGGTTTGGTCATTTTTGGGATATTCCCATTTAACAGAGATAGTAAAAACAAAGCAGGATTAAACGTGCAAGTACTCGTTCGCGATAATAATGTTGACCAGGCGCTCCGTGCGCTCAAAAAGAAAATGCAACGTGAAGGCATCTTCCGTGAAATGAAGATGCGCGGCCATTATGAAAAGCCGTCGGAAAAGCGTGCCCGTGAAAAGGCCGAGGCTGTTCGGCGTGCCCGTAAGTTGGCCCGCAAGCGTGCACAGCGTGAAGGCTTGGTGAGCGGGCGCGGTTCTGCTCATTGATATTCGGAATTTTGCTGAAATTTTTTGCCAGATTTGTAGAGTTTGCTCTCGTATGGTTTAATTTGTTTCAGGAAAGACCAATTTATGCGAAACTGAATTTCGCCTGGCTTCAAGTGGAGATGCGCCGTGCATTTCCACTTTTTTGTTATATCTAAGTCGTCAGACATGACGCATTTGACCCCGTGGAATTGTCTGTATCAGGATCGTGCCCCATGAAAAAATTGAAACTATCCGCTTTCTTTCTTTTAGGTG is a window encoding:
- the rpsU gene encoding 30S ribosomal protein S21; the encoded protein is MQVLVRDNNVDQALRALKKKMQREGIFREMKMRGHYEKPSEKRAREKAEAVRRARKLARKRAQREGLVSGRGSAH